The DNA window TGGTTCCATCTATGTCGTTCCGGAGTGTCATATTGCAGCGACCACGCGTGCCAACCAAAAACACACCGACCATCAATGAATGTATCACCAAATGCCGACGACCCATTAACTCCAGACCTCTCGCTCAGTATTGCTTGTAAATTGCTTGCCAAACCCACGCGACGAGCTACCATTCGATATTTTATGGCCACAGAGACGACGACCGCTGAGCTCACCGAATTGGCTGCATATATTCACGAAACAGTCGAGACTGTCTCTCGCCCTAAACAAGCGCGGATCACACTTGTTCATATCCACCTGCCGAAACTCGCCGAGCATGAAATCATTGACTACGATGAGCGCAGTGAAATCATCCGGTATCGAGATGGCAAACGCCTTGAACATCTCCTCGAAATTATTGACTCGTATACGGCCACAAACTAAGTCATTTTGTGTCTTCGGTATCGATACTGGAATTGAGAGCTAAGCTTGAGAGTACTCTATTTTGCTTTCACGCCTGTTCAATCGTCGATTTCTGGATCAGACTGATATACCGTAATCTGACCATCGTCTTTGACTCTCACATAATACGCATCGTACTTAATCAGGATATACCCATTCGTGTTGCGTGGAACTCCGCAAGCTTTCGGTGCGAAGATCGAATCAAGTGCATCAGGATCAACAACGTCCCAGAGGAGTGCGAATTCGCCGAGATCCGCATCGTTTAGTTTTCTAACGACTCTAATCACTGCTTCGCTGACGTTGTCCGTTGTTGGATCGAACTTTGTCTGGTAGACAATTGTATCGCTCTGCTCGTTTTCATCATCAGACGGAGGGATGCGTCCAGTCATAATCTGTGGCGAGAAGCTTTGACTTTCGAATGTACCCACACCCCGGTGTGTGTTCTCGTCATATTATCGAGGCAGTTTGTTTTTGCTGCCTAACAATCGATACACAGTATGTTCTCCCTTCTCTATACTAGTGATTAATACAAAGTCACATAAAATTATAGCTAAGGGTAAGGTATATTTGTGGATTATTGACAATTCTCTATTCCTACGGCTACTACACGCTCCGAAATATGTCTGGGGTTGATCACGAAATATGTAGCCCTGCCACCGTTTCAGTCAGATTAAATGGATTGTTCTAGAAGATTTTGCAGGCCAGAGACGCCTGCAGGGGCCGACCAGATGGCATTGTCCACACTGTCTAGTTGACGGCTGTGGTCGATTGTTAGGGAAATAATTCATTTTCAAGCGAC is part of the Haladaptatus sp. R4 genome and encodes:
- a CDS encoding HalOD1 output domain-containing protein, translating into MTGRIPPSDDENEQSDTIVYQTKFDPTTDNVSEAVIRVVRKLNDADLGEFALLWDVVDPDALDSIFAPKACGVPRNTNGYILIKYDAYYVRVKDDGQITVYQSDPEIDD